The genomic stretch CGAACTCCTGGCCTGGGTCGACCCGTGGCCGCACCTAGGCGCCGGCGGCTACAGCTACTCCGCAATTCCGGAGGAGCAGCATCCCGGCCTGGAGCGGCCGTGGCGTGAATACCTGGTCCCGGCCGTGGACCTGGAAAAGACCGTAGGGGACCGCCCGCTGGCCGGCGTCTGGGCGGCGGAGGCCCTGCGCCTGGCTGCCTGGCGGCCCCGCCGCGGGGCAGAGACGGATGAGAAGACCATCCCACACGAACTCGACCTGCTGCGCACCGCCGTCCACCTGGACAAGGGCTGCTACAAGGGCCAGGAAACCATCGCCCGGGTGCACAACCTGGGCCGCCCGCCCCGCCGGCTCGTGTTCCTGCAGCTGGACGGCTCGCTTCACACGCTGCCGGCGCCCGGCAGCAGCGTGGTGCTTGAGGACCGCACGGTGGGAACCGTGACCTCGGCTGCCCAGCATTTTGAAATGGGGCCCATCGCGCTGGCGCTCATCAAGCGTTCCGTTGACCCGGACGCCGTGTTGATGGTGGACGACGACGGCGAAATGTACCCTGCCAACCAGGAAATCATCGTGGCCACCGACGCCGGCCAGGTGGTGGGGCGCCAGACAGGCTTCCTGCGCGCACCACGGTAGTACCCGGTTCCTCCCCAATTTGGCTCGCGTGCGGGCCAAATTGGGCCCCTCGGGGCGGGGCAGCCGCTGGCGCCCGGCCGTTGGCTCCCTCGGGGGTGTGGGCCCACACCTAAATATTGTTGCCATGTGAAACCAGTCTCAGAAAGAGCCAATGTCTGGGCATCAGCTATTCCACGTGGAATACTTCATGTGGAATAGCGCCCGGCCTGGACTGTGATCCCGGCACGGGACATCGCAAGGAACGGCACCCAAGAGCAGGAAGGAGCGGTCGTGGCACATGCACCAAAGCTTTCCGCCCTGGCAATGGCGGCACTGGGCCTCTTGGCGGAACGGGACATGCACCCCTACGAGATGTACCAGGTGCTGGTGCACCGCCATGAGGACAGGCTGTTGAAGGTACGCCCCGGCACGCTCTACCACGCGGTGGGAAGGCTGGCCGATTCCGGGCTGGTCGAGGCCACAGGCACCGTCAAGGACGGCAACCGCCCGGAGCGAACCAACTATGCCATCCTGCCCGCCGGACGGGAGCGGCTGAACGCCGCGCTGCGTCAGCTGCTCGCGGAACCCGTCGAGGAGTATCCCCGTTTCCCGCAGGCACTCTCGGAGGCGCACAACCTGCCGCCCGGCGAGGTGGTTGAGCTCCTGGACCGGCGCCTCGCCGCACTGGCCGAGGAGCTGGCCGATCTGGACAGCCACGGCAGGACGGCCCAGTCCCGCAACGTACCCGAGTTCCTGTGGATTGACGTGGGCTACAAACAGCACCTGCTGCGCGCAGAAATGGCGTGGCTGCAGGACCTCAACGCCCGGATCGCCGACGGCTCCCTGCCGTGGGTCTTCGCGGCCGCCGAGAAGCAAAAACTGATCGAATCTTTTCAACCGTAAGGATCACCCATGGAAACCGTGGCAAAACCGTGGCCCGCATTATGGGCGCTTGTTCTGGGATTCTTCATGATCCTCGTGGATTCAACCATTGTTTCGGTGGCGAATCCCAAGATCATGGAAGGGCTCCACACCGACATCAACTCCGTCATTTGGGTGACGAGCGCCTATCTGCTGGCCTACGCCGTGCCGCTGCTGGTCACCGGGCGGCTGGGTGACAAATACGGGCCCAAGAACCTCTACCTCGTCGGCCTGACGGTCTTCACCCTGGCCTCACTCTGGTGCGGGTTCTCCGGCGACGTCGGCACCTTGATCCTGGCCCGCGTGGTCCAGGGCCTCGGTGCCGCCATGATGACGCCGCAGACCATGGCCATCATCACCCGCATCTTTGCCCCGGACAAGCGAGGCCCGGCCATGGGACTGTGGGGCGCCACCGCCGGTGTCGCCATGCTCGTCGGCCCCATCATGGGCGGTGTCCTCGTTGACGGACTGGGCTGGGAATGGATCTTCTTCGTCAACGTCCCCGTGGGAATCCTCGCCTTTGTCCTGGCCTGGCGCCTGGTCCCCAAGCTGAAGACCCACGAGCACAAGTTCGACCTGCTCGGTGTTGCCCTCAGCTCCGCAGGCCTGTTCCTTTTGGTCTTCGGCATCCAGGAAGGTGCCACCTACGACTGGGGAACCATTGCCGGACCCCTCAGCGTGTGGTCAATGATCATCGCCGGCATCGTCCTGCTCGTCGCCTTCGTCGGCTGGCAGGCAGTCAACAAGGGCGAGCCGCTGCTGCCGCTGCACCTGTTCAAGGTCCGCAACTTCTCCCTGGCCAACATTGCCATCACCACCATGGGCTTCAGCGTCACCGCGATGAGCCTGCCGCTGTTCTTCTACTACCAGCTGGTCCGCGGCATGACGCCCACGCAATCGGCGCTCATGATGGTTCCTATGGCCTTGTTCTCCGGTATCCTGGCGCCGTTTGTCGGCAAGCTGGTCGACGCCGTCAATCCCCGCTATGTGGCCTGTACCGGTTTTGTGCTGATGTCGATTTCGCTCGCGTGGACCGCCTCACTCATGGGGCCGGACACCGCCATTTGGCTGTTCCTGCTTCCCAGCGGGCTGCTGGGCATTGCCAGCGCCGGGATTTGGGCGCCGCTATCGACGACGGCCACCCGCAACCTTGGGCCGCGCGAGGCCGGTGCTGGGGCAGGGGTGTACAACACTACGCGGCAGATTGGTTCGGTCCTTGGCAGTGCGGCTATCGCGGCCCTGATCTCCGCCCGCCTGGCCGCCGAGATGCCGGCAGGGGCCGAAGGGGGCGTCTCTGGCGCATCCGGGCAGCTGCCCGAATTCCTCCATGCGGGCTTCTCCACGGCCATGGCGCAGTCCACGATGCTGCCGGCAGCCGCCGTGCTGCTGGGCGCTGCCGTGGCAATCTTCTTTGCCAAGCCACGCGACGTGAAGGCTATTTACGCGTACTTTGACGGTTCTGCAGAGAAATCCGAGTCAGAAGCCCTGTCACAGTAAACCCCGTAGAAACTGCCAGCCGGTGGGCGGCGGCATTGTTGATGTCGGCCTGCCACTGGACAATCAACCCGGCGGCCAGGGCCTCATGGGCCGCTATGCTCGTTGCGAGGCCGCCCAGGCCCCGGCGCCGGGAAGCGGGCGGCACCAGTGTGCCCAGCTGCGCCAGCAGCCCCTGGTACTCGGCGTAGGCACTGCAGGCGAGCGGTCCGGCGTCGGGCGTGCCTGAATCCATGACCGTGAACTTGTGTTCCCGGTCCATGAGAAACGCATCATGGACATCGTCCGGCGGGCACAGCGCCTCCAGAGCCGCAGCCTCCGCGGCCCCGGTCGATACATGGACGGTGTGCGCGGGCTGGTGCAGTTCGAGCTCGTCGGCGTGGTAGAGGGCCTGCGTGCCCAGCCCCCGGCCGCCGTCGGACTTGGTCAAGCCCAGCATGGTGGCATGGTTGCCCAGCTCGTCGTCGTCAAATTCCCCGGCGGCCGCGATGAGGTGGGCCGGGCCGGTCAGGACGGATCGGTCTCCCAGCCGAAGGAATGTCAGTTCGGGTGAATCGACTTCATGGGTGAGCCTGCCGTTGCGGGTCTCCGACACAAGCGAATCAGCAGGCAGCCCGAGTCCCCGCTCCCAGGCGAGAAGAACAATGGGCGCGGAGCCCTGGTCAAAGGTCATTGTTCAACGCTAACGCCCCGCAGCACTAAATGCTGCGGGGCGTACTTTTTTGCCCGAATGAAGTGGTTGTCCACATTGCGGACAACTTTTCGAGTGTTTCCGGCGCCACTCGAAATGTCTGGCGTGAGCTGGCTCATAAACAGAGTGGCTTCACAAGAATTTTCGAGTGGATGGTGCCCAAAAAGAGGGGTGTCTGCCACTCGCGTCCCGGTGGCCGTGCCTCCCTAATGGTGTTGATGCGCACCTCTGCGCCTACAAACATTTCTCTGGGGGAGTTGTTATGCGTTTATCCACGCCTGTCCGACGCCGGCACCGAAGCCGGTCTCAAACCGAGAGGGCTGGGACCTCCGTACGGTTGCGCCTGGCCGCCGGTTTGGTGGGCCTGGCAATGGCGGGAAGCCTGGGCATTGGCTCCATTGCTTCCGCACAGGCGGAGGAAGCTGCCCCCAGGCCTCCGGACATGGTCAGTGCGCGGTTTTTGTAGTTTGTTGAATTGCCGCGGTTCTTATGTTGGTTCGGGCTGTTAATTCCACGCCTGTTGTGAGATAATAAAGGCGTGATGATTTCTTGTGTGGGTGGGTGAAACAATGGTTTCAATGACTACCCAAACCGCCCTTCCCGTACTTCCGGACCTTGGCGCTGTGCTCATGGGCGAGCGTGCGGCCCTGCTGGAAAACGCCTCTGGTGGCAAGGTCTTCATTAACGGGCAGCTGGCCTATGTGTGGGGTGCGGGCCAGGACGGTCTGCGCCGGTTGGCGGCCTCTCAACTGGTCGATACCGGTGCCGCCCAGGTCAACGAGGTCGCCGCAGCTTTCGGCGTCAACACGGAGTCGTTGCGGCGCTGGCGCAAGTCCCTTGAAGGCACTGGCCTGATGGGCCTGGCACCGGTAAAGAAGGGACCCAAACGCCCCTCCCTGCTCACGGAAGCCAAAGCAGCAGAAATTCGTGCTATTCGTGCCGGCGGTTTGAGCCTGCGGGCCACCGCTGAAGCGACGGGGGTTTCCACCGACACGGTCCGGCGCGCCATGGCCATGACCACCACGGCAGAAGCACCGACCACTGATGCTGCCCACGATTCTCTGGTACCCCTTGAAGCAGCGGGGCAGCGTGCACTGCCGCTCTTACCAGCCCCGGTGGCCCGCGATGCCGAGCGGGCCGCTGCCGGCCTGCTCGAGGCTGCAGCGCCTTTGTTTGCCCCGGCCGCCAACGTTCGCCACGCCGGCTTGTTCCTGGCCTTCCCCGCACTGGAATCCACCGGTCTGATCAGCTGTGCGAAAGAGGTGTACGGGGCGTTGCCGAATGGTTTCTACGGCCTCGAGACCGTCCTGATTGATAGCGTGCTGCGAGCACTGGCCGGGGAATCTAGGGCTGAGGGCGCGACGCGCTTTGACCCGGGTGAGCTCGGG from Arthrobacter stackebrandtii encodes the following:
- a CDS encoding GNAT family N-acetyltransferase; the encoded protein is MTFDQGSAPIVLLAWERGLGLPADSLVSETRNGRLTHEVDSPELTFLRLGDRSVLTGPAHLIAAAGEFDDDELGNHATMLGLTKSDGGRGLGTQALYHADELELHQPAHTVHVSTGAAEAAALEALCPPDDVHDAFLMDREHKFTVMDSGTPDAGPLACSAYAEYQGLLAQLGTLVPPASRRRGLGGLATSIAAHEALAAGLIVQWQADINNAAAHRLAVSTGFTVTGLLTRISLQNRQSTRK
- a CDS encoding PadR family transcriptional regulator, which gives rise to MAHAPKLSALAMAALGLLAERDMHPYEMYQVLVHRHEDRLLKVRPGTLYHAVGRLADSGLVEATGTVKDGNRPERTNYAILPAGRERLNAALRQLLAEPVEEYPRFPQALSEAHNLPPGEVVELLDRRLAALAEELADLDSHGRTAQSRNVPEFLWIDVGYKQHLLRAEMAWLQDLNARIADGSLPWVFAAAEKQKLIESFQP
- a CDS encoding YgfZ/GcvT domain-containing protein, which encodes MSYLSPFLNRSGAVQAGGLDAGVAAHYGDPNKEQRLLAGYLGKPASAVVDLSHRGVVTVAGPDRLSWLNTLSSQDVTNLAPRVGTELLLLTVQGRIEFDARVVDDGETTWLIVEAEEAAPLADWLNRMKFMLRVEIADVSADWAVVGSVVDIPEWAELLAWVDPWPHLGAGGYSYSAIPEEQHPGLERPWREYLVPAVDLEKTVGDRPLAGVWAAEALRLAAWRPRRGAETDEKTIPHELDLLRTAVHLDKGCYKGQETIARVHNLGRPPRRLVFLQLDGSLHTLPAPGSSVVLEDRTVGTVTSAAQHFEMGPIALALIKRSVDPDAVLMVDDDGEMYPANQEIIVATDAGQVVGRQTGFLRAPR
- a CDS encoding DHA2 family efflux MFS transporter permease subunit; protein product: METVAKPWPALWALVLGFFMILVDSTIVSVANPKIMEGLHTDINSVIWVTSAYLLAYAVPLLVTGRLGDKYGPKNLYLVGLTVFTLASLWCGFSGDVGTLILARVVQGLGAAMMTPQTMAIITRIFAPDKRGPAMGLWGATAGVAMLVGPIMGGVLVDGLGWEWIFFVNVPVGILAFVLAWRLVPKLKTHEHKFDLLGVALSSAGLFLLVFGIQEGATYDWGTIAGPLSVWSMIIAGIVLLVAFVGWQAVNKGEPLLPLHLFKVRNFSLANIAITTMGFSVTAMSLPLFFYYQLVRGMTPTQSALMMVPMALFSGILAPFVGKLVDAVNPRYVACTGFVLMSISLAWTASLMGPDTAIWLFLLPSGLLGIASAGIWAPLSTTATRNLGPREAGAGAGVYNTTRQIGSVLGSAAIAALISARLAAEMPAGAEGGVSGASGQLPEFLHAGFSTAMAQSTMLPAAAVLLGAAVAIFFAKPRDVKAIYAYFDGSAEKSESEALSQ